Genomic window (Psilocybe cubensis strain MGC-MH-2018 chromosome 1, whole genome shotgun sequence):
CATATGCAATGAAGTGCCCTGCAGAATCATATTGACAGATTCGTCCAATTCGCGACCCCATTTTAACCCTTTCAGACGTCCGTATATGACCAAATGTTCTCTAACTGTAAGCTGAGAATCAATGGCCGTAAACTGGGGACAAACGCCCAAAGCTAATCGCGCCAAGCGTGGGTGGTGAAGGACAGAATGACCATCAATGAACACATCGCCAGCATCAGGCGAGATATCTCCACCTATTTTCAATACGTGTCAACCAGAGAGACTTTTGTAAAATAAACAAATAAACGCACGTATCATGTTAAATGTTGTCGTTTTGCCTGCACCATTGGGTCCAAGGAGGGCATAAATTGTATCCCTTTCGACGGAAATATTGACGTCGTCTGTAACACTCTTGtgtttgaattttttggagACTCCAGACACTTCCAGAAGGCTTGTTGAAGATACAGAAGAGCCTTTTTCATCAGCATCGATCTTCTTAGATGGAAGGCTGAGAATATGCGAAGCCTTTGATCTTGGTCGTGGTCTCTTCCTCAGAGACGCCAGAGATATTGACCCAGATCCTAACCAAACTAAGATCGAAAATAGACCAATAGCGTAAAGTACCAAATATAGGATTGGGCCTCCCAGCTTGGTGAGAGATAGGAGATACCTTGTTCCAGCAAAATTGGTTCCTCGACACCCCAGTGAGAACATGTTCACAGATACAAGGGCTGCACGAGTCTGCGGATTTTGTCAGGAAACATTTTGAAGGATTAAGAGGGACACTGACAATGCTCGTAACGGGAGAAATGAAGGAAGTCGAGAAATGAACTATCGTCACCAAGCGGGAAGATTTCAGAATTGGAGCAAACGTGAAAATAGCCATGTATGCCGTAAGATATAGCTGTAGATAATGAAACTGAGCATTTCATGGATGACCTTCAAAATTAAGTTGAGTCTTACGATGAATGTGACGAATTGGTATCCTGCAACCAAGGCAAATGCAGCCAATGGGGATGACACCAAGAACGAAAGACAGTACGCGAATAAATTAGCAGTTATACCGTAGAGAAAAAAGATGAGCCACTGCGTAATTTGGTCAATGATCATAGATATTTCATTCACAGAGCTACTGGACTCACTAAATATCCAAGTCCACGGAACTGGTCAGAAACGAGAGCGAAAACGATAACGATGATTGTTGAAAGGAGTGTAGAAATTATGGTGTCAAACATCAGGTGCCCCAGCCACAACCCGATGGGGTTGCACAGGCCATTCGAGAACTGCATCGCCTGAACGGAAGAGGCACGTTCCCTTGAGACATAGAGAGCCGAAAAGGCCGGATATACCGCCTTGATATGGATAAGCCAACCAGAAAACCATGTAAGAGCATCGCACATACCATGACGGccccaaaaaagaaaatccaTTTTAAATAAAAAAGCGTAGCGGCAGTGAGCTTGTTGAACATGATATACTGGCCCTGTATGAGGCTTGGTAGTGAAGCTGCTCCACCAGTTGAATTAAGTGCATCGTTCAAGAGAATGTTACTTGCAAGATTGAGTGTTGTCAGAGCCTTGTATCCAGGTGCTGTGGCTTCCCATGCTACTGTTGATTCACCTGTAGTTTGGTTTATATATATACCACCTAAGGACATGTTACGGTCGTTCGTGTAGTCCTGAAAACTCGCATAGTCCGGAAGATATGTAACTGACAAAACATCTGTGCTGCGCCCAAGCGTGGAAACGATGCCTGGTGGTGATGCGTACAATCCATCAGTAGCCGACTTGTTGGCCATCGTCAAAAGTAGAGGAGAATTAGGAAGATACAGGGGAGTTGGTGGGACAATGTCGCCAAGGGGTGGAGTGCAAGATTGTTCTCGCCCGTTTATCATGAGAAGGGGTATACACGATCCGGCGACCGCAACGAGTACGGTGAGCAGAGGAGTTAGCCAACTTCGTTTCGCTATCAAGGTGCGTTTATGGAATATGGTTATCGCCTGCCTAAAGGGAGACACTTGCCGCCCAGAGGGCAGATCCATGGTCAGGTCAGACACCTTTTCCACAGGTTCCGTAAGAGTGTCTGCGGTAGAACTATTAAGTGACAGTTTCCCGGAGACTTGATTTTCGTTCATCACATTTAGGAAGACATCCTCAATGGTCGTTCCCATAAGATCGTACGAAGAAATTGTGCCAAGAGTTTTGGCGTTATCGAGAACGTCGAGGACGCGGGTGACAGTATTAGCATCCCTGGTTTTAAGATGATAGCAAACGAGTTGGGGTGAGATCGTCGAAGAACATGCTTGTGGGACAATCTCCTGAATGGAATCTAGGATGCCATCCGTGACTTCCGAAGGATATTCGGCCTTGGAAATATCGATAGAGACATGAACAGAATATCCCTGGCCGAATTCTCTTTTCAGTGTAACAGGAGACCCGGAAGCTACGACCTTTCCGGGAGGGGCGAGAATGGCAATGTAATCAGCCAGTAAATCGGCTTCGTCAAGGAACTATGTAAGTGTTAGAATATTCATAACTTGGAACGTTTAGATAATTTGACTCACATGAGTAGTAAAGATAATTGCTCGATCTTCGCGGAATCGTAACATAGTTTTCCATATTGCCCGTCTACTAAGAGGATCAACCCCAGATGTACACTCGTCAACTAAAACGACTAAGAAATATGGGTAAGTTACGTGTTGTTCGTTGTTGGACAGCGACATTACGTACTTTTAGACCCGCCAAGGAGGCCAATGGCAAGTTGTAATTTACGCTTCTGGCCACCCGATAAAGTCGCGGCATTGGCGTTGATTTTCGCTCCCAAGTCACAGTCCCGCAGCAATTGCTCTATATCCTCATCGTGCTCAGACGTCTCGGACCATTTGACGGATTTCCAAACCCGCAGAGTTTGCAAGCACGTCAACTCAGGAAATAAAACATTCTTCTGTGGGACAATTCCCATTACACCTCTGGGAGGTCGATGATGGCCACCTTCAAAAAGAACACTGCCAGAAGAGATACTCGATAACCCAGCCACTACAGAAAGCGTGGTAGATTTCCCGGCGCTACGAAGGTCGCGAAGTACGAAGCCGCAGTAAGAACCTTGATGACTAAGTAAACGGACAAGAACCCCTACCCGTTTGAGCCCAGCATGACGTAGATCCCGGTCTTGGGCACATCCAGGCTAAGGTCCATAACCGCAGTCACCTCGTTCTTAGGTCCAAAAAATTTCCAAGCCTTGTAAACCTTGGAGAGGTTGCGAATCGAAAACGCGACGTTATCAGGAACCTGTGGGGTGACCGTGGCAAGTTCAGTTTCTTGCTCCTTTAGGGTTCGTTTTCCCCAGAAGGCCCAGGGGAGTTTGACGTGTGATTGACGCCTTGAGGTTTGTTGGTGCACGTCATGCAAGCGCCTTTCCAATAAGACTGCGAGATAAGGCCACAAAAATATGTTAACCTACCAAAGCAACATTTATGAGTTGACCAACGAAGAGTATTACACGAACCGACTCACGATTGCTGCGCATAGCATAGGAAGAACTATGATACCCCTATCCGGATCACCTTTCAACACGTCAACCGCAGTCTGATGGTTCTCATATCCACATATGGCCTTGAGAGCAAAGATGTAGAACGATGGTGGAAAAATTACGGCAAAAACAACCATAGGCGCCGTACGATTGATGTCTAACACCAGGCCCAAAAGCGCAAAGATAATTGCGAGGAAGGTGGATATGATGGCGGCCAGTTGAGGACTGGTGGAGAATGGGGCCGCAGTTATGAACGACCAGCTAGCCAACACCAACCCCAGAAGTATGTGCAAAAAAATGATCAAAACGATACTCGTTTTGATAAATATCAAGAATTTCCATGTTATGGCAACCGCAGTCCATGCTGGAAGGTAGGTGAGGGATATGCTGATATGCCAGGATCTGAGGTTTTGACACCAATAAgtcaaacaaaaaagagtCGAGGAGGATAACGCTCACAAAATCCTTGCGGAGTCCAAGAGGCCCATTGCCTTCATATGCGACGTAATCAGGAGCGCGCGCTCACTCGCCACAGAACCAGGGATTTGATAAGACACTCCCACAAAACAAAGGAAACTAAATTTAATCATTGAAGTGGCATACAGAGAACGAAGGTCAGCAATACTTACAACGCTAGAGCAATAATTTCCCGTATTCCTCGGATATAACCTGAAGGAtgcgcagcaatgaaaaAAATCGAATCGCAACGATAGTTTACGAGAACGTACTGAGACGATATCGGGTGCTCTGATCTTCGTTGGTGTAGTTAGAGTAAGGCCACTCCATCGGCGTCGCTTGACGAATGCCAGTCCGCAGCTCGATGATTGCCTGAACCTGATGTCAGGGCCAATGTCTGACAGAAATTTCATTATATTACCTTGTCTAAGGCCCATTGTAGCGGGAGAATCCGCTTCTCAAAATCGCTGCCATGGTTTGTCAATTCGATATAGCTGAGCCCGGCGTCGGCAAATATTGTGTAGTTCACAATAGCCTGAAAAACAGCCGGAGCGCTCGCATCCAAAGCAAAACTGTCGGAAAATCCGACACCGGCGAAGCATGACGACAAGCCGTTGAAATTCTGAGGGCAGGACTGTCGTATATCGTCCATGGTATCCAGTCGTCTGACCATTGAAAGCTGCTTTGGAGTGAAGTCGGCTGTTATTCGAGAAATGATATCGGTAGGTGATGGATTGGATGTCCCATTCGTCTCGTCCGCCCATAGAAATACACCTTGGTTTTCGTACTGACGTTGCAAGGGAAGAATCTCCGCTGGACCTTGGACTCCATACTGAAAAAATTAGGCCAGAGATGTCAATTCAAGCATGTAAAACGATGGAAACGAGACGCACATTGTTGAATCTATGGAAAAATAGTTGAGCATAACCAAGAAATATGCCGTATCCAACAGGAAGTATCAAGCAACGAAGGAGAGTCGTCTAAGGGTTTGGAGAACGATTGAATCAGACAATTAAAATGTCTTAAATTACCAACAACTCACTATCCAGTGTCTCGATAGGACTATCCAATTTTTCCATATGAGTGCCCGAAGTTGAAGCCAAAGTAATCGAAGAAAAGCCATGAGAGAGGGTTCTTGGTCCCCCAAATCAAGCGGTTTCCCAACGGTGATAATGAGGGTAGGGGGGTGTACGAGTCGCAGAAAACAATGTTTAAGAATTCTCCGCAGTTCATATATAACAAGACTCGATGTCACGATTTGGATTCGGCCTACGTCTTCGATCAGGGTGATTTCTTTCCTAGTTTGATTTGCAGTTAGATAACGACCCTCGCGAGAGTTTTGGAACGCCTTGTGGCGGAGGTTGTTAGCCGTTCCTTGCGCAGTCGCTGCAATATTTGCTTGTCCATTTGGGGCTCGATGACAATTGCAACACTCGTGTTTTTATTCTGATATTCTGCCGATGTAACCTGGTGAAAATGTCAGTCTCAGTTTGACGGTGGTGACTGAACTTTGGTTTTCTTCAAAAATTCCAACCTTTTCCACCAGTATCGCTACATAAAGGGGATAAACCTTCGCGCTGAAGTCCGATGCGCTCTATGAGAGATACCTTGCCATAGAACACGGATGGGATATAACTGTCGTGTTCATCCTGTACCATCAGCAATCATTTCTCCTTGCCTAAACTtattttttcatgtttttgAAGAACGGACATTATTGCGTTATTCTCCAATGTTATTATGGACAGCACCCTCAAGATCACTGAGTGTGCGTCTTCTGAAAATAAATTTAGCTAGATACGATATGCGTATGGGTTGGACGGGAAGGGTGGTAATACGTGAATGATGTGCGCACATGATCGCAGAGACGCTGCGGCTGGTCCACTGGTAAGGGCATCATGACGGTTCAAAGCAGGTTCAAGCAGGTTCCAATGAACTTTGGTCGCGCTTGGTATGTATGTAATGTGCTTGTTCTTGTTTGGTCTGTGAATTTTGGGTTTCTGCACTGCCACTCAAAGACGCCGATCCCCGATCCCGTCTCTTCTTTGAGC
Coding sequences:
- a CDS encoding ABC transporter A family member 6, with amino-acid sequence MEKLDSPIETLDSELFNNYGVQGPAEILPLQRQYENQGVFLWADETNGTSNPSPTDIISRITADFTPKQLSMVRRLDTMDDIRQSCPQNFNGLSSCFAGVGFSDSFALDASAPAVFQAIVNYTIFADAGLSYIELTNHGSDFEKRILPLQWALDKAIIELRTGIRQATPMEWPYSNYTNEDQSTRYRLSYIRGIREIIALAFFLCFVGVSYQIPGSVASERALLITSHMKAMGLLDSARILSWHISISLTYLPAWTAVAITWKFLIFIKTSIVLIIFLHILLGLVLASWSFITAAPFSTSPQLAAIISTFLAIIFALLGLVLDINRTAPMVVFAVIFPPSFYIFALKAICGYENHQTAVDVLKGDPDRGIIVLPMLCAAIVNIFLWPYLAVLLERRLHDVHQQTSRRQSHVKLPWAFWGKRTLKEQETELATVTPQVPDNVAFSIRNLSKVYKAWKFFGPKNEVTAVMDLSLDVPKTGIYVMLGSNGAGKSTTLSVVAGLSSISSGSVLFEGGHHRPPRGVMGIVPQKNVLFPELTCLQTLRVWKSVKWSETSEHDEDIEQLLRDCDLGAKINANAATLSGGQKRKLQLAIGLLGGSKIVLVDECTSGVDPLSRRAIWKTMLRFREDRAIIFTTHFLDEADLLADYIAILAPPGKVVASGSPVTLKREFGQGYSVHVSIDISKAEYPSEVTDGILDSIQEIVPQACSSTISPQLVCYHLKTRDANTVTRVLDVLDNAKTLGTISSYDLMGTTIEDVFLNVMNENQVSGKLSLNSSTADTLTEPVEKVSDLTMDLPSGRQVSPFRQAITIFHKRTLIAKRSWLTPLLTVLVAVAGSCIPLLMINGREQSCTPPLGDIVPPTPLYLPNSPLLLTMANKSATDGLYASPPGIVSTLGRSTDVLSVTYLPDYASFQDYTNDRNMSLGGIYINQTTGESTVAWEATAPGYKALTTLNLASNILLNDALNSTGGAASLPSLIQGQYIMFNKLTAATLFYLKWIFFFGAVMAVYPAFSALYVSRERASSVQAMQFSNGLCNPIGLWLGHLMFDTIISTLLSTIIVIVFALVSDQFRGLGYLWLIFFLYGITANLFAYCLSFLVSSPLAAFALVAGYQFVTFILYLTAYMAIFTFAPILKSSRLVTIVHFSTSFISPVTSITRAALVSVNMFSLGCRGTNFAGTRYLLSLTKLGGPILYLVLYAIGLFSILVWLGSGSISLASLRKRPRPRSKASHILSLPSKKIDADEKGSSVSSTSLLEVSGVSKKFKHKSVTDDVNISVERDTIYALLGPNGAGKTTTFNMIRGDISPDAGDVFIDGHSVLHHPRLARLALGVCPQFTAIDSQLTVREHLVIYGRLKGLKWGRELDESVNMILQGTSLHMYADRMANKLSGGNQRKLSLAIALLGNPSVVLIDEFSSGVDPKMKREMWETLRKVSSGKAILITTHSMEEASALANCVGILAKRILAVGTTASLSERYPVYEVHFSCRTREDVVKARSIMAQIPGATMADDVATRFEVPMSSIDSTSEDGSIISINDGRGCSLAKLFGVLSSHDDGSSEYTVEKASLESVFLKVIKENNVKEEDKDRTRKKTWWKCC